The Glycine soja cultivar W05 chromosome 3, ASM419377v2, whole genome shotgun sequence genome window below encodes:
- the LOC114405971 gene encoding pentatricopeptide repeat-containing protein At3g42630-like isoform X1 — protein sequence MEINSLSLPSCRMPSLLKDSRSSGSPQQQNKLIWWQNDKGVIGGKDSSVDCSSLVQNSCRKRMIHQSDGVFHDMNVEGYMPKQTSLCVLMLHYTENGFFPQAQTVWEQLLNSSFVPSVQFISRLFDAYAKHGKFDEVIDTLRYVDMRNFSILPDVYSLTISCFGREGQLELMEDMAKEMASRGIHICSRTANAFLLYCSIFGSLKEMENAYGRLKKSRFLIEKGAIRAVASAYIKERKFYELGEFLRDVGLHRKNVGNLLWNLMLLSYAANFKMKSLQREFVRMVESGFRPDITTFNIRALAFSRMALFWDLHLSIEHMEHENVIPDLVTFGCVVDAYLDRRLGRNLDFALNKMNLDDSPRLLTDPFVYQALGKGDFQMSSEAFFEFKTQRKWTYRVLIQKYLKKHYRRNHIFWNY from the coding sequence CTAATCTGGTGGCAGAATGACAAAGGAGTAATCGGTGGTAAGGACAGCAGTGTAGATTGCTCTTCATTAGTTCAAAACTCTTGTAGGAAAAGAATGATTCATCAATCTGATGGGGTTTTTCATGATATGAATGTTGAAGGTTACATGCCAAAACAGACCTCTTTGTGTGTTTTGATGCTACATTACACAGAGAATGGCTTTTTTCCTCAAGCACAGACTGTATGGGAGCAGCTCCTAAATAGCTCTTTTGTTCCTTCTGTTCAATTCATTTCAAGATTATTTGATGCTTATGCAAAACATGGGAAATTCGATGAGGTGATCGATACCCTACGATATGTAGATATGAGGAATTTCAGTATTTTACCCGATGTTTACTCGTTGACCATATCTTGTTTTGGAAGAGAAGGACAGCTTGAGTTGATGGAAGATATGGCAAAGGAAATGGCTTCAAGAGGTATCCATATCTGTTCTAGAACTGCTAATGCTTTCCTTTTGTATTGTAGTATTTTTGGTTCTTTGAAAGAGATGGAGAATGCGTATGGCCGCCTTAAAAAATCTAGATTTCTGATAGAGAAGGGAGCGATTCGCGCTGTGGCCTCTGCGTATATAAAGGAGAGAAAATTCTACGAATTGGGTGAATTCCTAAGAGATGTGGGTCTACATAGGAAAAACGTAGGAAACCTTTTGTGGAACCTTATGTTACTTTCTTATGCTGCCAATTTCAAGATGAAAAGCTTGCAGCGAGAATTTGTCAGAATGGTTGAATCTGGGTTCCGTCCGGATATTACGACCTTTAATATTCGTGCTCTGGCCTTCTCAAGGATGGCTTTGTTCTGGGACCTCCACCTTAGCATTGAACATATGGAACATGAGAATGTCATTCCTGATCTAGTGACTTTTGGGTGTGTAGTTGATGCATACTTGGATAGAAGGCTTGGAAGAAACTTGGATTTTGCTCTAAACAAAATGAACTTGGATGATTCTCCGCGATTATTAACAGATCCTTTTGTGTATCAGGCCTTAGGTAAGGGGGACTTTCAAATGAGTTCTGAAGCATTTTTTGAGTTCAAGACACAGAGGAAATGGACTTACCGTGTTTTGATACAGAAGTATCTCAAGAAACATTATCGAAGGAACCATATATTTTGGAACTACTAA
- the LOC114405971 gene encoding pentatricopeptide repeat-containing protein At3g42630-like isoform X2, with protein MEINSLSLPSCRMPSLLKDSRSSGSPQQQNKLIWWQNDKGVIGGYMPKQTSLCVLMLHYTENGFFPQAQTVWEQLLNSSFVPSVQFISRLFDAYAKHGKFDEVIDTLRYVDMRNFSILPDVYSLTISCFGREGQLELMEDMAKEMASRGIHICSRTANAFLLYCSIFGSLKEMENAYGRLKKSRFLIEKGAIRAVASAYIKERKFYELGEFLRDVGLHRKNVGNLLWNLMLLSYAANFKMKSLQREFVRMVESGFRPDITTFNIRALAFSRMALFWDLHLSIEHMEHENVIPDLVTFGCVVDAYLDRRLGRNLDFALNKMNLDDSPRLLTDPFVYQALGKGDFQMSSEAFFEFKTQRKWTYRVLIQKYLKKHYRRNHIFWNY; from the exons CTAATCTGGTGGCAGAATGACAAAGGAGTAATCGGTG GTTACATGCCAAAACAGACCTCTTTGTGTGTTTTGATGCTACATTACACAGAGAATGGCTTTTTTCCTCAAGCACAGACTGTATGGGAGCAGCTCCTAAATAGCTCTTTTGTTCCTTCTGTTCAATTCATTTCAAGATTATTTGATGCTTATGCAAAACATGGGAAATTCGATGAGGTGATCGATACCCTACGATATGTAGATATGAGGAATTTCAGTATTTTACCCGATGTTTACTCGTTGACCATATCTTGTTTTGGAAGAGAAGGACAGCTTGAGTTGATGGAAGATATGGCAAAGGAAATGGCTTCAAGAGGTATCCATATCTGTTCTAGAACTGCTAATGCTTTCCTTTTGTATTGTAGTATTTTTGGTTCTTTGAAAGAGATGGAGAATGCGTATGGCCGCCTTAAAAAATCTAGATTTCTGATAGAGAAGGGAGCGATTCGCGCTGTGGCCTCTGCGTATATAAAGGAGAGAAAATTCTACGAATTGGGTGAATTCCTAAGAGATGTGGGTCTACATAGGAAAAACGTAGGAAACCTTTTGTGGAACCTTATGTTACTTTCTTATGCTGCCAATTTCAAGATGAAAAGCTTGCAGCGAGAATTTGTCAGAATGGTTGAATCTGGGTTCCGTCCGGATATTACGACCTTTAATATTCGTGCTCTGGCCTTCTCAAGGATGGCTTTGTTCTGGGACCTCCACCTTAGCATTGAACATATGGAACATGAGAATGTCATTCCTGATCTAGTGACTTTTGGGTGTGTAGTTGATGCATACTTGGATAGAAGGCTTGGAAGAAACTTGGATTTTGCTCTAAACAAAATGAACTTGGATGATTCTCCGCGATTATTAACAGATCCTTTTGTGTATCAGGCCTTAGGTAAGGGGGACTTTCAAATGAGTTCTGAAGCATTTTTTGAGTTCAAGACACAGAGGAAATGGACTTACCGTGTTTTGATACAGAAGTATCTCAAGAAACATTATCGAAGGAACCATATATTTTGGAACTACTAA